The sequence below is a genomic window from Sulfuracidifex metallicus DSM 6482 = JCM 9184.
TTCAGTTCTTCTCAAATCATTGATGAACTCTCTAATTCTTCTCCTCAATAAATCCCAGTTCTCTATTCCTTTAATTTCTATCTCTTTTTTAGCTAATTTTAATTTCCAATGTTCATTAGGTTCAAACTGTTTATTATTGAGCTCTCCTAGATATCTTTCCTTTAGGCGATCGTCTATTATTGGTATTAATCCGTTTTCTTCTCCAATTATCGTGGCTGTTTGATATGCTCTCAGGATCGGACTCGTGAAAACCTTCTTTGGTGACAGCCTAGAAATTTCCTTACCAACCCGTTTTGCTTGTTCCCTTCCCTCTTCAGTAAGTGGATATGCGTTGAGATCATGGCTAAGTATTCTGTTCACGTTAGATACGCTCTGCCCGTGCCGTATCATCACAATAATTAACATTTGGGCTTCACACCAAACATTAGCATCTAGTATTTATAACTTTAAATATCATGTGGTACGAAATATCATGTGATCTTCTTCAGGAAAAGGGACAAGATAGAGAAGAAGAACGAGAAACCCATAAAGATACTGTTTGCGTCGGACCTTCATGCATCGTACGTAACTTACAGGAAATTTCTAAATGCTGGGTTAATGTACTCTGTCGATGTCCTAGTTATAGGTGGGGACTTGGCAGGAAAGAGCCTGAAGCCAATAGTTGATATGGGGAACAACAAGTTCGAAGTTGATGGGAACGTATACGACGAACAAGGTATAGCTAAGGTTAAAAAGTCCATGGAAGATTTTGGGGTTTACTATGTCTTGATGACGAGAGAAGAGGTAGAAGAAGCTAAGGCTAACCCTAAAAAACAGGATGAATATTTCAGAGTAGCAATTAAGGGTACACTTAGAAGATGGATTGAAATTGCAGAGGAAAAATACAAGGGATTAGAAACTCCCATTTTCGTTAACTTGGGCAATGACGATCCGGAATACATGTTCGATGTCCTGAAGGAAAGTCAAAGATTCAAGGTAGGAGAGAAGGAAATATTTGATGTCAAAGGTCACGAGTTCTTCTCATATGGCTATGTTAATCCTACACCGTGGAACACGTTCAGGGAGAAGCCTGAAGAAGATATATACAGAGATCTAAAGGAAATAACAGATAAATTGTCGAATCCTTCAGGTGCTATTTATAACATTCATGCACCTCCATACTTCACTAATCTTGATAACGCACCACTTTTGGATAAAGATCTGAAACCTGTAGTTAAAGGAGGAGAGATTCAGATGTCTCACGTTGGTTCTAAATCGGTAAGGAAAATTATCGAGGAAACGTCGCCTCTTCTAGGTCTTCACGGTCATATTCATGAGTCTAGGGGTTTTGACAGGATTGGAAACACTTTAGTTCTCAATCCTGGGAGCGAGTACAATTCTGGGATACTCCACAGTTATCTAATAGTTGTTGACCCTGAACAAGTTAAGGCTTATCAGTTTATATCTGGTTAGAGCTTTTTTATAGAATAAAGCTTTAATTTATTGACGAAGATAATCATACTATGTTATTGGAAGTCATTAAAATAGCCAACAAGGCTCCCATTTCGATTAACAAAAACGCTACAGTTAGGGATGCAGCTAAGAAAATGAGGGAAAATAATATTAGTTCTTTGATCGTTGAAGGTGACTCACATGAGGTAATAGGTATACTAACTGAAAGGGATATTACTAGGGCAGTTAGTAATAACGACATAAATAAGCCAGTAGAAGCTTATGCAACTAAGCAAGTAAAGGGTATAACAGAAGATACTTCAATAGAAGACGCGTTGTTAATAATGATTGAAAACGGGATTAGACATTTACCTATAATGGATAAGGAAAGCGGAAGAATTAAGGGTATAGTATCAATAAGGGATCTGGTTAATTCTCTTCTAGACCAACATTACTTGCAGTACGGCAAGAATGCTAGTGAGGTTAAAGGCAGTGGATATGTATGTCCAGTTTGTGGCTCAGAAATTGATGAATATGGATATTGTAACTGTGGAACTGGTTCAGGCTAATACAGTCGGATTACTTTTTTTAAGGTAGCAACTTTCTTCTATTTATGATAATATTTTACGCGATAGGGGAAAGGGAAAGGGCAAAGGAATTAGTGAGAATAATAACGAAAACAAGATGGAAAACTATCTCTAAGCATTCCATAAAAATATCTAGTTCCTCTATAGGGCCTTCTATGGTGATTTTCAAACCGACAATGGCGGGACTGGCAGTTGCCCTATGGTTGAAACAGAGAGCCGAGGAACTTGGAATGACTGCAGCTGTCGGATGGTTTTCCACTATTGATAGCATTCCAGAACAAGTTCAGGATGCGGTAAAAACTGACTTAAATAAAATTCTTATGAAGAGGCTCGAAGTTCCTTGGTCGCCTTCCTAACATTAATTTTTTCGCTACTTCTCGTTACTATCACATATTTAGATATTCCTGTAAGAACTTTAAGTAATTTTTCGTAACGTTTCTGATCAAATGTCATTGCGGATTCGTCTATAACGAAATAAGGAGTCTGGAAGTAGCTCTTTAGTGCGCTTATTATCAAGATAAGTGCGATAGTTGTTCTCTCGGATGATGACAGCTTCTTTATATCAAGGTCAGCCCCGTTTCTCTTGACTACAAGTTTATTATCATCAGTTATTTCCGCATTGAGGTTAAATTCCATCTCCTTCAGGATAAAGTTGGAAATTCTCATAAATTCTTCCTTGGCTGATCTAAGCCTCTTCATGAAATCTACTGTATATTTATCTATTTGTTCGGACAAATTTTGAATTTCTCTCTCCTTTTGGGATATCTTTTCTGCAATTAAAGTCGGTACTCCTAAGTTCTGTAAGTCATATATAATTTCGCTTCTCTTTTTCTTCAATTCGTTTATTCTTTCATCTATGGGAGAGAGTTTCATTCCAGCTATTCCTTCTCCAGTTCTGTTGAACTTTTCTTCCATCTCTCTCTTTTGCCTTTCAAGATCTTGGATCTGGAATTGTAACGTGTCTATCTTTGTTTTTAATGCGTCGTAGCTGTTCTTTAGTTCGAGTATTTCATTTTCCATCCTGTCAAAGTCCTTTAGCCTTATTTCCAGTTCTTGCTTCTTGTTGTTTAGCTTCACTATTTCGCTTCTTAGGCTCTCAAGCGAATTGGTTTTACTAGAGAGTTCTTTTGAAATCACCTCAGATCTGGACTTCCATGTTTCTGGATCTACGTGACTTCCGCAGACATAGCAAGAAGATGCATGACGTTGATCAGCTTCCTTTATTTCCTCTGAAACTCTTTCTAAAACTTTCAGCTCTATTTCTAATTCAGACCTCTTCGAAGTAAGACTCCTCAGTTCCTCCTCAATTTTCTTCAATTCCTTTTCAATTTCTTGCTTAGTTTCCGTCTTTAGTTTAGATTCCTTTTCCTTTATTTCCGCTTCCGCTTTTTCTAACTTCTGCTTTGTCCTCTCTAGTTCCTCCCTTCTAACGTTGATCTTGCTGTTTATTTCATCTAGCTTATTTTGCCTCGTTATATTTATAGTTTGAACTGTATTGGAAATAATTGTTGATCCAGTTTCTTTTTCCTTTTCTAACTTTTCGATCTGTCTATCTATGGCTACTAATCTCTGCTGTAACTCTATCGCAATGTTGTAATTCTTCTGCATTTCGTCCTTGGCGTTCTTTGCATCATTTAGTAGTTTTTCTAATTCCTCTTTTTTAGCCTTTATTTCGTTAATTTTCGATGTAGTAGATATAAACCATTCTACATTATCCTCTCCAGCTAAAACTTGTACTAGAAGTTTGTTCTCAGGAGAGAAGTATGAAAGTAGAAGTGCCCTATCGTCGTCCATCAGGAGCTGTCTCTCTTCTGTAATTTTTCCTTTTATTCTCTTTATTTTCCTATAATATGTATTGTCTTCTTCGATCAACTCTATTTCTCCGTTGTCACTAAAAACGTTGAGAAGATCTTCAGGCTTTATAGAGCTTGTTAAGAGAGATATTAATGACTTACTTAGTGAAGTCTTTCCATATGCATTAGGAGCCTCATAAGACATCACGCCTGGCATTATTTCAAGTTCTAGAGGCTCCGTAATACCTCCTATGTTTGATACTCTTAACTTCATCTGGTTATCCTTAAAAAAGGCAAAATATAAAATCTCTCATTTACTTCTAGTAAACCATGTTACTAAAACTACTCTTTTTATGTAAATTAATTAAAAGCTTTATATAATTTATAAACCAATTCTGAGTAAATGCCATCAGATATTTGTCCTATTGTTTTTTATCTTTACAGAGAAGGGGGTTAAGGGGGCGGAGAGCCTCGCCTTTTAAGGCGGGGATGGATACCCCCCTTATAAAAGGTTTAAATTTTTTTTTTTTAAAAACTTTTACTGACGCTAACGATGCTCCTCCCCAGCTCGATTGAGGGCTTAAGGGGACTGTGGGAGGAGCAACCATCATCTTCCTTTTCCTTCAAGGGACTAGAGCCAAGAAATGAAAGTCCCCTACCCACTCTGTCCAAATGGGAGTGTTTCTCTGAGCCCCTCGACTGCCCACCAAATGAGAGATGTAATCCCGAATCGATGGTGGGAACTATGAACCCTCTGGGGGGGAACCCTCGCCCTTCCCGGGAGGGATGTAGCCTATATTGAGTACTTTTGAATTATCGCTCTATCAAGGAAGCTTACGAACCTAAGACTAAAGCAAAATTAGTGTGGACGGTTAATACATTAAGTAAGAATGTTTATTTATAAAATTCAATAATATATTCTCTATATTTTGATAGTTCCTGGTTGGAACTGAACAATATCTATTCGTCACCAATATATATTGAATTAATATATAAAATATTTATTTAGTGTACAAGGAAATAATAATATGTTTATAAAGAGAATGTGTCAGCGTAGTAAAGGTTAATTTGCAGTGTTATACTTTCTCTACTTGTTGAGTTTAAATGCAAGTTGATAAATACTTGTTTAGAAAGCGTGAAACTCCAACTCTAATAGACTCAGATACTGCTAGCGATGATACAACTGCAATAACCTTAGCCTCAGCTTTAACAAACCTCAAGGCTATAACAGTTGTTGCTGGCAATGTAAAATTTGAAAATGAAATAAAAAATGCAATATTTACTAAAGAGTATCTGAGTCTGAACGTTCCCATTTACGCTGGGAGCAGGCGTCCTTTGCTAGGAATATGGAGAACTGTTGAGGAAGTTCATGGTACTCATGGCATGGGCAATATTAACCAGATAGAAGTAAAAGGAAGCGTCGAAAATGAGTTCGCGTCAGACGCTATCATCTCACTTGCTAGGAAATATCAGGGAGAGCTTGAGGTTTTTGCAGTATCTCCTCTTACCAATCTGGCATTAGCCTTCTTGAAAGAACCTACTTTGCCTTCCTTAATAAAAAAGATATGGATTATGGGAGGAGCGTTCTCTCGAGGGAATACTTCTCCTCTAGCGGAATTCAACTTCTGGACTGATCCAGAATCCGCGCAGATAGTTCTCAATGCTGGTTTCGATATAACGATCGTGCCTTGGGAGGTTACAGAAGAAAGCGCTATAGTTTACGACGATGAATGGGAAGAAATAAAAAGTTTAGGAACAAGGAGATCATATCTTTTCATTAAGGCTAATGAAATAATGAGAGAATTCTCTAAATCTAAAGAAGGCTTAGACGGCAGTGTTCACCCAGACTCCCTTACCGTCTCTATTTCATATGACAATAGTATCGCAGTAAAGACATCAAAGTTCTACGTTAATGTTGAGACGTGTGGAATGTCAAGAGGAGGGATGCTTGTAGATTGGTACAATATGACAGGAAATAAGCCCAATGCAGAAATAGTGCTCAAGGCAGATAGGGAGAAATTCGTCAAATTGCTTATTTCTGTTCTTTCAGCTTAGAACACTCCGCATACACAACAATATTCAAGTTTTTCACTTCTGCACCTTTGTTTCTCATGTCATTAATAATTGATGACGCATCAACCTCCATATCAATTATTTCGTTTTTATCAACACAGTATACATTAGCATGTGGTTCTACTCTAGCTTCGTACCACTTCATTCCGTTTATCTCAAAGGAGTTGACTAGTCCAGCTTCCCTTAATGTCTCTAAGGTATTATAAACGGTTGAAAGACTTATGCTCGGTTCTGTCTTCTTTAGTTCCTCATAAATTTGTTCTCCGTTATAGTGACCCTGCTTCTGTACTATCCGCATTATTGCAAGTCTCTGCGGAGTTACCTTTAGCCCTCTCTTTCTTAATTCATTGGCGATAGCTTCACTCATACTAGTAGTTATTCTCAGTTGATAATTATTTAAAATTAATGTCGTTAAAGTTAAAAGCGCTAAATTTATTACATTGAGTATACATATAGAGAATAAATTACAATTTCTATTTTTTAATAATAAAATTCTAAGATATATTTTAAGTTTTTATATCATTGATCGTCAGTAACACACATGGCTAGATATCTAGTAGATATTTCAGTCGAGCCTATTGGGACATCATCTACAAGTCTTTCGAAATATGTGAAAATAGCATTTGAAGTCCTTAAGGAAAAGGGTTTGAAGTATTATCCAGCGCCGTCAATGACTACCATTGAGCTGGATGATATAACAACTTTAGGTTCACTGATTAAGGAAATAAACGATAGGTTGGAAAAGGAGGGTGTAAAAAGGATAGTCACCATAGTAAAGATAGATGATAGAAGGGATAAAGAGAACTCAATAGATCATAAGCTAGATGTAATAAAAAGTTAGAAATTAGAAAGATGTAGTATACATTTTTATTTCATACAAGTACTCCCTTACGCTTTCGCTGGTTAACGCCTTAACTATGTCTGATGTTGTAATTATTCCTACAGCTCTGCCGTTGTCGTTTATGACTGGGACGCTCTTTATTTTTCTCGTGGCCATCAGTTTAGCAGCAGAGGCTAGATCTTCGTCCTCATAAACAACAAATGGATCTGGATTCATTAGGTCTTCCACTTTTGTTTCACTTTTTCCTCTTAGGAACGGTGCTACAAACAGCATATCAGTAGTAGTGATTATTCCTTCAACCTTTCCTTCAGAGTCGTTAAGGATCACTCTGCCTAAGTTTCTCTCTACCATTAACCTAAATACCTCGTAAACGGATTCTGTAGTGGAGACCACAATAGGATCCTTAGTCATGTAATCCTTTACTTTATGCAGACCTCTAATCTTGCTTGCATAGAATCCAGCTAGGTCGCTCTTAATTATCATTCCGATTATCTTGCCTTCTTGGGAAGTAATGACCAACATTGGAACCTTCTTGGATTCAAATATGTTTGCTGCCTCTAGGTAATCCAGACCTTCTTTCACGGAGATGAATTCCTTTTGCATGAACTCCGAAACCCTAATTGAAGAGAAAGATCTTTTCTCTCCATGGTAATATATAAACTTTAATATATCTTTTTGCGTAACTATTCCAAGCGGTTGCCCTTTCTCATCTGACACTATAGCCTTCGGCACGTAATCCGTAATCATTACTTTAAGTGTTTGCAGTAACGTATCGTAAGGTCTAACCGTAATAGGTTCTCTAACTAGTCCCATAATAGAAACTAGCTGCGTGTGAAGCTTTTAAGTTATTGTGTACAAAAACGCAACATCATGCGTAATTTAACGAGTTAATTACTTGTTGAGCTATGGAAACTAATATTTTATTAAGGGTTATTTTTGAAAACTAATTACCACTTTAGCTATCCATGAAAGAAAGTTGTTTTTGATGAAAATCTAAAAGGGACAACAACAAAGTATTATCATAAATGGAGAATTTCACTAGGTTATCAATAGATCTTGCACTATCCTCTAGACTAAAGGAATATGATAAGTTAGTGAACGAAGGAGAAAGTAAAATGAGGAACTGTGTCTTTTACATTGATGGGGCATGTAAGAAGTTTCATAAAAATAGCAAGATTCTTACAGCATGGAAAAAAGACGGAGAGATCGTCCCTCATTCCCTTTTTTGCTACTTGTGTCCATTCTATGCATTTAGAGATGACGGAGAGAGAATAACGTTCACCATGTACGACTTATATGTTTTTTATGTAGAATTGAAAGCAAGAATAGAGAAGGACGTAATAAGGCTAGAGGAGAGGCTTGATGATATGACGTTTTCGTCTTCAGTTTTTATAAGGAGAAGGTATAATGACATGATAAACTTACTTAATGACGTACAGGAGAAAATAGATATCATAAAGACTGTGTTGAATATAACAAAGGAAATCTAAGTCATAATATTAGTAAAAATATCTTTTAGGGTATCGCTTAAATATTGTTAAAAATGATCGAAGTTATACTTTATAGTAATGGAAAAGACGAGCATAGCTTTCTTTACAGCATTCCTTTCGCTTTTTCTAGTAAACCTGATGGACTTTTCATCTCTTTCTTTGGTTGAGGTTATACACGCCGTAGGGGATTTATTTGTGGTTTTAGTTTCGACCCGTATTGTTAGAGATCTTAACTTGAGGAATGGAGGATTCACTTATGGCTTACATAGGGCGGAAGTGTTTTCCGTTATAATGAACGTAGGAATAGTACTCATAGGGTCGTTGGTTGCAGTAATCGTTTCTTTAGAGGAGGTAGAGAGTTCTCCATTTAGTTATCAATTACCTTTGATTTTAGGTTCGTTTTTAGCTGCTTTTTCGGTAATTTTAGCAAATGGTAGGTACGGTATTAAAGAGCATGCAGTCATGGATTCGATTAACTATATAGTAGGTGCTTTTGCTGGTATTGTGATTCTATTTACTAATTGGAACGTTTTAGACCCTATCATTGCAATTGTCTTAGTAATTTTTAATATTTATATATCGATTCCTATACTGAGACATTCTTATTCCATTTTAATGGAAAGGTCCCCAATAGATATGGCTAAAGTTGAGGAACAACTTAGGCAAATAGACCCTTCAGTGCATCACCTTCATGTTTGGGCTGTCTGCGACCACATTAACGCGGCTACACTTCACCTAAAAGCAAATCCCGACGATCGCCTTGAAGATCTAGAAAAAAGACGATTAAAAATAGAAAAAGTATTAAAAAAATATAATATAAACCATGTAACAGTTCAGTTCGAGATCAACGAAACTGATAAGGCCACCAGTTAACTCCAGTGTTGTTATACCTTCCAATCATGTTCATTATTCTAGTTCTGTCGCTCTTTGATACCTTAACGTCTGTGTGCGCTTTAATAAGAGGATAAGGATACCCCTTTATGGAGTCAGATGATAGTTTGTCCATTATGTTTTCTATTTCCCTATCAGTCACTCTACCGAACACGTCTACCCTAAGGATCATAGTTCCTTTATTTAATCTAATATAAAACGTCGAATATTCTCCCTTCAATCCATCTAGTTCCCTTAGGCCGCCGGTTACCTTCTCGTCTATTTGATGAATTATAGGCTTAGTATAGCCTGGCATTTGGGTGAAGAGTTCTAATATTGTCATATCAGAGTAAAAAGAATTAAACACATCAGATGATTTGCTCTTTTTGGAAATCCATAACGTACTCGCAGTTTCCTTTAGCTTGCTTATGAGTAACTTATTCTCTAACATCAAAGAATTCTTCTTTTTCTCTTCATCTTCTAGATTTAAAGAAACTATTTCCCTACTTAAAGTTGTACTTTTTATTTCATCTATTAAATAGGCATATTTTTCATCTACCTTTTTACCTATTTTCTTTCTAATGCTACCGTCCATTAAAATCAATGGGGAAGGGTTTAAGATTCCCAATTTGATTTCCATTGCCTCCATGGTAAGTCCAGTCATGTCTTTTGCATCATTACCTGGCTTGAAGGCACCAACTAAAGCCATCTTGTCTTTAGGTACAGTTTTTTCTCCGTCGTGGGTGACTGCTTCTGCATTTACTACGAATATTACTCCTGTTCTTACTTCCTTTGAGAACATCCCTCCGTCTATTGCTAAGGTTCCTTTAGGATCCGCTCCCTTAGGAAGGTATTCGATCCAGATATCCTTAATTTTTTCCTGTGTTTCCTTGCTTACTTTATCAGAGAACGCAAAAAGATCCTTCTTTATTTTAAGGTAGTTGTTGACTAGGCTGTTATATACTTCCTTAATCATTAGCTTTCACCCGGTAGCTCAATTCTAACTTTGCTTACCCCGTTTTCTTTCGTTACCCTGAAAACCACATCTGCAGCATCAAGGACTTCCTCGTCATGCGTAATGACCAGTATTTGGGGTACTACGTTATTTACGCTCTTTATTATCTCTATCAGTTTTTTCCTTCTCTCTTCATCTAAGTGAACTGTAGGTTCGTCTAATATTATAAACCCTGGGTTAGAAATTATTCTAGTGAGGGCAAGCCTAAGCGCTAGCGCTAAAGAGATTTTCTCCCCTCCGCTCAAATTATCTATAGATAGAGAATCCCCCTTAGTATTATATATCTCGATTTTGAAATCGGTTCTGATTTTAGTTCTTCCCGAGGTCACGGCTTTAATATCTACGTTCCTAAAGGCCAAATCGAACTTCCCCAATATATCGTTAAGGTTGCTTACAAGTAAAGCAATAACTGACTCTATCAAGAATTTCTTAAGCCCGCTATCACCTAAATCTTCTCTTAGTTTCTCTAATTTTTTCTCGCTGTTCTCATAAGCTTGTTTCTTAGATATTCTGTGTTCTTTTTCATGCATTTCTTTCTCCTTTTGCTCTATTTCTTTCTCTAGTTGTGTAATATTTCCCTGAAGTTCTGCCCTCTTACTGATATTATCCTCAAGTTCTTTTCTCACTTTCTCAATTCTTCTCTCCACTTCATTGTACTCTTCTTGGTTATAGTTTAATCGAGAAATACTCGCTGAGATTTCTTCAATGTCATTTTTAATCTCGCTTAACTTCTCCTTATCCTTTTTTAATACCTCTTCATACTTTTCAATATCCCTTATTTTTCTATCAATTTTATTATAATCTTCAATTTTTTCCCTTACTTGTTCCACAGTAAGTCCATTTAACTTACGCTCTACTGTCTTGAGCTTATTGCTAAGATCTTCAATGTGAATTTGAATTTCTTGCTTCTCAGATTCCATGTCCCGTATTTCCTCTTCTGTAACTTCTTTCACAGAAAGGTAAGTCCTGAACTTGGCTTCCAGCTCCTCCTTTTCTATGATTTCTTCATCTTGTCTAACAATAAATTCAAGTTTATCATAATCGTTAATTTTATTATTAATTAGGTCAAAATCTTTTTTTAG
It includes:
- a CDS encoding nucleoside hydrolase; this encodes MQVDKYLFRKRETPTLIDSDTASDDTTAITLASALTNLKAITVVAGNVKFENEIKNAIFTKEYLSLNVPIYAGSRRPLLGIWRTVEEVHGTHGMGNINQIEVKGSVENEFASDAIISLARKYQGELEVFAVSPLTNLALAFLKEPTLPSLIKKIWIMGGAFSRGNTSPLAEFNFWTDPESAQIVLNAGFDITIVPWEVTEESAIVYDDEWEEIKSLGTRRSYLFIKANEIMREFSKSKEGLDGSVHPDSLTVSISYDNSIAVKTSKFYVNVETCGMSRGGMLVDWYNMTGNKPNAEIVLKADREKFVKLLISVLSA
- a CDS encoding CBS domain-containing protein — protein: MGLVREPITVRPYDTLLQTLKVMITDYVPKAIVSDEKGQPLGIVTQKDILKFIYYHGEKRSFSSIRVSEFMQKEFISVKEGLDYLEAANIFESKKVPMLVITSQEGKIIGMIIKSDLAGFYASKIRGLHKVKDYMTKDPIVVSTTESVYEVFRLMVERNLGRVILNDSEGKVEGIITTTDMLFVAPFLRGKSETKVEDLMNPDPFVVYEDEDLASAAKLMATRKIKSVPVINDNGRAVGIITTSDIVKALTSESVREYLYEIKMYTTSF
- a CDS encoding metallophosphoesterase, which gives rise to MFFRKRDKIEKKNEKPIKILFASDLHASYVTYRKFLNAGLMYSVDVLVIGGDLAGKSLKPIVDMGNNKFEVDGNVYDEQGIAKVKKSMEDFGVYYVLMTREEVEEAKANPKKQDEYFRVAIKGTLRRWIEIAEEKYKGLETPIFVNLGNDDPEYMFDVLKESQRFKVGEKEIFDVKGHEFFSYGYVNPTPWNTFREKPEEDIYRDLKEITDKLSNPSGAIYNIHAPPYFTNLDNAPLLDKDLKPVVKGGEIQMSHVGSKSVRKIIEETSPLLGLHGHIHESRGFDRIGNTLVLNPGSEYNSGILHSYLIVVDPEQVKAYQFISG
- a CDS encoding CBS domain-containing protein, coding for MLLEVIKIANKAPISINKNATVRDAAKKMRENNISSLIVEGDSHEVIGILTERDITRAVSNNDINKPVEAYATKQVKGITEDTSIEDALLIMIENGIRHLPIMDKESGRIKGIVSIRDLVNSLLDQHYLQYGKNASEVKGSGYVCPVCGSEIDEYGYCNCGTGSG
- the nurA gene encoding DNA double-strand break repair nuclease NurA, with amino-acid sequence MIKEVYNSLVNNYLKIKKDLFAFSDKVSKETQEKIKDIWIEYLPKGADPKGTLAIDGGMFSKEVRTGVIFVVNAEAVTHDGEKTVPKDKMALVGAFKPGNDAKDMTGLTMEAMEIKLGILNPSPLILMDGSIRKKIGKKVDEKYAYLIDEIKSTTLSREIVSLNLEDEEKKKNSLMLENKLLISKLKETASTLWISKKSKSSDVFNSFYSDMTILELFTQMPGYTKPIIHQIDEKVTGGLRELDGLKGEYSTFYIRLNKGTMILRVDVFGRVTDREIENIMDKLSSDSIKGYPYPLIKAHTDVKVSKSDRTRIMNMIGRYNNTGVNWWPYQFR
- a CDS encoding MTH1187 family thiamine-binding protein, with the translated sequence MARYLVDISVEPIGTSSTSLSKYVKIAFEVLKEKGLKYYPAPSMTTIELDDITTLGSLIKEINDRLEKEGVKRIVTIVKIDDRRDKENSIDHKLDVIKS
- a CDS encoding Fur family transcriptional regulator, which codes for MSEAIANELRKRGLKVTPQRLAIMRIVQKQGHYNGEQIYEELKKTEPSISLSTVYNTLETLREAGLVNSFEINGMKWYEARVEPHANVYCVDKNEIIDMEVDASSIINDMRNKGAEVKNLNIVVYAECSKLKEQK
- a CDS encoding cation diffusion facilitator family transporter gives rise to the protein MEKTSIAFFTAFLSLFLVNLMDFSSLSLVEVIHAVGDLFVVLVSTRIVRDLNLRNGGFTYGLHRAEVFSVIMNVGIVLIGSLVAVIVSLEEVESSPFSYQLPLILGSFLAAFSVILANGRYGIKEHAVMDSINYIVGAFAGIVILFTNWNVLDPIIAIVLVIFNIYISIPILRHSYSILMERSPIDMAKVEEQLRQIDPSVHHLHVWAVCDHINAATLHLKANPDDRLEDLEKRRLKIEKVLKKYNINHVTVQFEINETDKATS
- a CDS encoding 2,3-diphosphoglycerate-dependent phosphoglycerate mutase, with product MLIIVMIRHGQSVSNVNRILSHDLNAYPLTEEGREQAKRVGKEISRLSPKKVFTSPILRAYQTATIIGEENGLIPIIDDRLKERYLGELNNKQFEPNEHWKLKLAKKEIEIKGIENWDLLRRRIREFINDLRRTENGVIVAVSHSDPIRAAISDMMDMDDVSAWGIKIPNGSITTLSCDDECNILTIGTPFFTQQVLDRLKEKIQVTQ